The stretch of DNA TCTTTTCTGTAAATCAAAGATATTGGGACTGCTTTTCCATCTCTGGATTTGGCATATAATCTTTCGACTTCGTACTCATCTGAATTAAACCCTGAGGGTATTTCATCAGTTTTTAGTACAAACTCTTCACCACTTTCAAAACAATGTTCTTTTACGATTTTGGGGGTTTTAAGTGAACTATAATGGAATCTGAAGCTCTCAGCTTCATGGGTCGTGAATACAACATCCACATCGTAGCTACTATCAGGAAATGCTAAATTTTTTGATGCGTTACTTCTTAGGTCTACAATCTCCACATCAAACAACCCATTTTTATTGCTTGAACTTGTCACCACCATATGATTTTGGTACAATTTAAAGTCCCTAATATACCGTTCTTTTGCATAGGGGATGAAATCTAGCCACTTTTTGTCTGGGTCGTCCACCGCTGCAATCCTGAAATTTTTTCCCATATCGTTTGTAAGGACGTAGAATTTGCCCTCATGACTGCTAATTGAGTATAAATGCGATTTTTGTCTTGGGGCGAATAACTTTAACGTAAAATCATCTTGCATTAAGTCGATGTAGTAACACTCATTTTCTTCTTTGCTTTGCGTGGTGATGATAAGATAATTGCTATCGGTGGTCTTTTCTATACTAACGCTGTAAGTAGCATCTTTTTCCTCATAAAGCAGTTGATCATTCTTATAATCTGTGCCCAGTGTGTGGTAGTAGACTTTCTTTGCACGCCAATTTTCACTTGCAGGAACATAAAAAAAACCAAGATTATTCTCGTGCCATACTACCTGTCCAAAAGTATTGGGTATTGTTTCTGTCAATAAATTACCTAGTTCTAAATTTTTGATATATATCTCAAACATTTCGTTCCCGAGTTTATCAAGCGCGTAGGTCATAAACTTATGATTTGGGCTAACTTTTATTCCAATGATTTTGCAATAATCAAGGTCGCAAGCCAATTTGTTCTCGTTTAAAATTACCTCTTCATTGGCATCTAAAGATTTATACTTCCTTGCATGTACCCAATATTCCATCCCTTCTTTTATATAAGAATAATAGAAATATTCTCCTTTTTTCACTGGAACTGTGCTGTCGTCTTCTTTTATTCTCCCCTTGATTTCATTATAAATATCTTTTATCAGGGCATCTTTTGATGATAGTACCATTTCTGCATAATCATTCTCTTCTTTTAGGTAATGTAGTATTTCTTCATTTTCAACTTTAGGGTAACCTTCATCTCTAAGCCAGCTATAACAATCGGGGTTTGCATGCTCAGATTTTGTAGATGTTTTTTTTGCGATTGGTGGAATAAGTGGTATATGTGCCGATTTTCTCATAATCCGTGTCATTAGTCTTTTGGGGGATCGTAGCATACATCCCGCCAGGATTCCAAATAATAATAAACACTTAACTTTTATTCCATAATGAAAAAGGCCCCTGCATAGTTGTACTCCGATAACTTGAAAAATTGGCGTCAAAATACTTCGGACTTCGCATTTGGTTACATATAAATAGTACGCTCCTAATGCTCATCACTTGTATTCCTCGCTCTTTTCCAAGTTCTCTGTCGTCTATAAGTTTCGTCAACTCTTGATTTACAAGAGATATACACCTAAAAAACGGTATACTGCTTTTATTTTAGAGCCTTACATTTTATATTGCCGATTAATTGTTTATGATAGACACCTTGAACAAAGAGCTATTAATTATTCCGGTTCTGTCGCATCTGTTAATTTTTGAAATAAAAAGTAAAAATTAAGAATTTTTAACTCCCGATTTTCCGCACTTTGAAATTTTCACTTTTCACTTTTTGCACTGAATTTTCACAGATGCGACAGAACCGCAAAAATACATGGAATACAAAATAATTTTTCAGTATACTCTTTCACAATAACTTTAAGACAAAAAAACTCTTATAGGGAATATTAAACATTTTTTAGGTTAAGTATGAATAAATTGCTTTTTACTACTGCTCTGTGCCTAACATTGGTGCTAAATTTTAATGTATCTGCATGTGACAAACATAAAAATACTGCCCAAAATGGGGCAACTGCAACATCATCTGATCAAACTGCTGATTGTGATAATAAAAAGTTTGATTATACAAAGATAGTGAAAGACTTGTCCGAAGAAGTCAAAAAAGAAGTTGATGCTTATTATGAAAAAACCGGAAAAGCGTATGATGAATTAAGCGACGATGCTAAGAAAGCCGTAAAAAAAATATCTGCATATAAAAATAAAGTCTTTTCAAAAAAAGCTAAACCGTCTGCAAAAACCATAGATGAAGGAAAACAGACTGCTAATAGCTAATTGGAAAACTTATATCCAAGACTTAACGACTGTAAAAAACAAGATAGAGCAGGTCAATAATCTACTGTTAGGGGCACATGGAGTTGTCATATGCCCCCCATCTATTTTTCTGCATGTACTTGTTGATGGGATAAAAAATCCCAACATCAAAGTAGGCGCTCAGGATATATCCACATCGGAATCAGGCACTGGCGAGATTACGGCTTCAATGCAAAAAGGTATTGGATGTAGCTATGCTATAATAGGCCATTCTGAAGTGCGTGAACGCTATGGAGAGAATAATGACGAAGTTGCCATAAAAGTTGATATTGCCTTAAAATATGGTATGGTTCCTGTTATATGCATTGGGGAAAATATAGAGGTTAGGAACAGTGGTGACCATCTTAAGTTTTTGATCGATCAATTGATTGAGTCTTTGCCACAGGGAGCAGAGCAAAAGTTCATCATCGCATACGAGCCTATTTGGTCAATTGGCACTGGGATTATACCTACGCCACATCAAATCGAAGAAGTTATCTCAACTTTAAAAGTGATTCCCGGGCTTAAAAAACATCAATTTCTTTATGGTGGTTCAGTTAATGAATCTAATATCTATGACATAAGTAAAATAAAAGTTTTAGATGGCGTTCTGGTAGGGGCTGCCAGTACTAACATTGCTAAGTTAGCTAAAATTTATCAGGTATTGAATGCACTTTAATCATTTTGCACCCCGTAAAACGGCACCGTCAAGTTAAAAAAGTTGAGGTGCAAAAGGTATGGTTCTGTCGCATCTGTTGAAACACATAAGAATTTTTGATATTCTGAAAGAAATAGTTGCTGGTAATAATGTTTAAAGTAGACCCAAAATTAATGAAGTATTTTAAGAACCATGAATATGGCGCAGAAATCATTATGGTATCGCTGTATATGAAAGGAAGATATGGTTCTGTCGCATCTGTGAAAATTCAGTGCAAAAAGTGAAAAGTGAAAATTTCAAAGTGCGGAAAATCGGGAGTTAAAAATTCTTAATTTTTACTTTTTATTTCAAAAATTAACAGATGCGACAGAACCAAATATACAAATAATTTGAAAGTTTTTGCATCATATTACAGATGCGACAGAGCCGGAAATTTGCTCAAAACTCTTAGAACCCTGGCCAACACTTCTTCTTTCTGTATAATCTCCATAGTTTCATATATAGGTGGGGAATTAAAAGTGCCCAGAACTGTAGATCTTAATACCTTCATAATCACTACTGGTTTAAGACCTCGCTCAGCCGCAAAATCGTTGCACATTCTCTTTAAGCTTTCTGCTCTCCATTCCTCACATTCTTGCAGCATAGCATACAGGTCTTTTAAAAGAACTATACTGCTGCTCTCTGCCAAAATCTCTTTAGCTTTTTCATCTGCTGGCTCAACAACTGAAATAAAAACCAGTGCAAGTTCAGCGATTTCATTGATTGTTTCCCCTCTGGTTTTAATCAATTGGATTGCGTTTTTTATTCTTGCTTCGCATTTGGCGTTTGGTAGTTTATTTCCCAACTTCTCAATCACTAACTTAAAAATCACATCGTCTGCTTGTGACTGAATATAATGCTGGTTTAGATGATTTAGCTTGGCTGTATCAAACCTAGCAGGAGATTTGCTTATGTCTTTTAGATCAAAAATCTTAATTGCATCATAAATGCTGACTATCTCATAATCTCCATGCCCCCAACCTAAACGAAGCAGATAATTAAACAACGCTTCTGGCAAATAACCATTTTTTTGATACTCTTCCAAACCCAACGCACCGTCTCTTTTGGACATTTTGCTCCCATCAGCTCCGTGAATTAATGGGATATGAGCATAATTTGGCTCTTGCCAATTAAGGGCCTTTAAAATTTGCAACTGCCTGAAGGTATTGGTAAGGTGGTCATTACCTCTTATAACATGGCTAATTTGCATATCATAATCATCCACAACACAAGAAAGTAAATATGTAGGTGTGCCATCAGACCTTAGCAACACCATATCATCTAACTCCGAATTTTTCACCTCTATTTCTCCTAAGATAATGTCATTAATCTTAGTTGTAGCCTCGTTGTTAATTTTAAGCCTAACAACTGGCAAACCTATCCCAGGGGGCCTATCCCCACTCCTCCATTTGCTTATGAACTTCTTGCCCTGATTACTGGCTTTAAAGGCTTGTATTTCTTCTAACGATTCATAACAATAGTAGGCTTTTCCTTTTCGGAGCAAAATCTCCGCTACTTCTTTGTGTCGTTTAATATGTTTTGATTGAAAAAAAATATCACCGTCCCAGTCTAACCCCAACCATCTCAACCCCCATTTAATTGATTCAAAATATTCTACTTTCGACCTTTCTTTATCTGTATCTTCTATTCTCAAATAAAATTGTCCTTTATTTTTTTTGGCAAACAACCAATTGAATATAGCAGTCCTAGCTGTTCCTATATGAATTAGCCCTGTTGGGCTTGGTGCAAATCTCACTTTAATGCTCATGACTTTAGTAAGGTGTTGAATAAAATTTAGGATCTTGCACAGAAAACAGTTTGCTATCTATCTGTGTATCATATTTCATCTCGTAGAATGATAAGTGGTAAGACTCTTGTGACTGATTTTTAAATATTACTTCTTTGAGCGTCAACGGGTTTGCATCAAAAATCACCTCTATATCAGTATCAATGTTATTGTGATGCTTGAAAAGGTGCATATGGATTATGCCCTTATCAAGGGTTATTTTCTTCACATCACTTGCCAAGCTGATATTTTTACTCGAGAGTAGTTTGAAGAAATAATTATCTTCTTTCGTATATGATGCTTCTTCTAATTCATGCTCGTAGTGCATTACAATGTCTTTGTTCAAAACAATTGTCACTTCTTTTGGTTTTAGGTAATCGAAACGTAATTTACCAGGTTTAGATACATATAATGTTCCGGTTTTAACATCATCACCATCGGAAGTCACCTGTTTAAATTTTGCAGTTACGGTTTGAAAACTGTTTAAGTAAATTTCTATGTCTGCAATGCTAGACGATTGTTTGGTTGAAGACGCATGTAACGTTAAGCAAAGTCCAAACAAAAACAACGAGGATAAAATGAAAATTTTCTTTGAAATCATGACCTATGCAATACTGTTAGTTACAACACTTATAACTTATGCTAAAAGTATTATAAAGCTAATAATTGTCTAAATGCACAATAAAATTGTGTTTTGTTAAAAATGGAAAGTTTAAGTGTAGTACAGATTGCCAAACAGGTGATCAAAGATGAAATCGCAGGCCTTAATGATTTATATAATTTTATTGACGAAGACTTTCAAAAAATCGTACAGAAGATTATG from Candidatus Bandiella woodruffii encodes:
- a CDS encoding outer membrane lipoprotein carrier protein LolA, which gives rise to MFLFGLCLTLHASSTKQSSSIADIEIYLNSFQTVTAKFKQVTSDGDDVKTGTLYVSKPGKLRFDYLKPKEVTIVLNKDIVMHYEHELEEASYTKEDNYFFKLLSSKNISLASDVKKITLDKGIIHMHLFKHHNNIDTDIEVIFDANPLTLKEVIFKNQSQESYHLSFYEMKYDTQIDSKLFSVQDPKFYSTPY
- a CDS encoding triose-phosphate isomerase family protein — protein: MKENRLLIANWKTYIQDLTTVKNKIEQVNNLLLGAHGVVICPPSIFLHVLVDGIKNPNIKVGAQDISTSESGTGEITASMQKGIGCSYAIIGHSEVRERYGENNDEVAIKVDIALKYGMVPVICIGENIEVRNSGDHLKFLIDQLIESLPQGAEQKFIIAYEPIWSIGTGIIPTPHQIEEVISTLKVIPGLKKHQFLYGGSVNESNIYDISKIKVLDGVLVGAASTNIAKLAKIYQVLNAL
- a CDS encoding S9 family peptidase produces the protein MTPIFQVIGVQLCRGLFHYGIKVKCLLLFGILAGCMLRSPKRLMTRIMRKSAHIPLIPPIAKKTSTKSEHANPDCYSWLRDEGYPKVENEEILHYLKEENDYAEMVLSSKDALIKDIYNEIKGRIKEDDSTVPVKKGEYFYYSYIKEGMEYWVHARKYKSLDANEEVILNENKLACDLDYCKIIGIKVSPNHKFMTYALDKLGNEMFEIYIKNLELGNLLTETIPNTFGQVVWHENNLGFFYVPASENWRAKKVYYHTLGTDYKNDQLLYEEKDATYSVSIEKTTDSNYLIITTQSKEENECYYIDLMQDDFTLKLFAPRQKSHLYSISSHEGKFYVLTNDMGKNFRIAAVDDPDKKWLDFIPYAKERYIRDFKLYQNHMVVTSSSNKNGLFDVEIVDLRSNASKNLAFPDSSYDVDVVFTTHEAESFRFHYSSLKTPKIVKEHCFESGEEFVLKTDEIPSGFNSDEYEVERLYAKSRDGKAVPISLIYRKDKFKKDGTNQLYLYGYGSYGYAVPLMFRRSIFSLLDRGFVYAISHIRGGDDLGYEWYESAKFLTKKNTFYDFIDSAEYLAKQGYTKEGEITIAGGSAGGMLIGFCINDKPELFKNAVAHVPFVDVLNTMLDANLPLTPGEFKEWGNPMEKEFYDYIKSYSPYDNVKKQKYPNLFVTAGLSDPRVTYWEPAKWVAKLRADKTDDNIIVLITNMDAGHAGKSGRYSYLWEIAKEYAFLI
- the gltX gene encoding glutamate--tRNA ligase yields the protein MSIKVRFAPSPTGLIHIGTARTAIFNWLFAKKNKGQFYLRIEDTDKERSKVEYFESIKWGLRWLGLDWDGDIFFQSKHIKRHKEVAEILLRKGKAYYCYESLEEIQAFKASNQGKKFISKWRSGDRPPGIGLPVVRLKINNEATTKINDIILGEIEVKNSELDDMVLLRSDGTPTYLLSCVVDDYDMQISHVIRGNDHLTNTFRQLQILKALNWQEPNYAHIPLIHGADGSKMSKRDGALGLEEYQKNGYLPEALFNYLLRLGWGHGDYEIVSIYDAIKIFDLKDISKSPARFDTAKLNHLNQHYIQSQADDVIFKLVIEKLGNKLPNAKCEARIKNAIQLIKTRGETINEIAELALVFISVVEPADEKAKEILAESSSIVLLKDLYAMLQECEEWRAESLKRMCNDFAAERGLKPVVIMKVLRSTVLGTFNSPPIYETMEIIQKEEVLARVLRVLSKFPALSHL